From Nicotiana tabacum cultivar K326 chromosome 15, ASM71507v2, whole genome shotgun sequence, the proteins below share one genomic window:
- the LOC107802359 gene encoding uncharacterized protein LOC107802359, protein MAISVASSPSSISDTTISEPFDGTCYGSWRRSMLVALSVRNKLDFIHGTVEKPSKGSPLMQQWHKCNDLVVAWLSNSVTKQIHRTVVYSEYAKDIWRELETRYGQADRARVFELKKELSHISQGALDIASYFNKINILLSDEKQRQVSSTSQFTSESTSFNAGASKPAYAPRVNFEPSKSLICKYCKKSGHSIEKCYKLHDFSPNFKFKKNDAPRRASANVVIESSSVFSVHSSPSPSTVFSNDASDQHSGVSGLTKEQYSQLMLLLQQSHVSPDPSHSLMASAHFAGRIATHNVLLKPALFSQVDSSAWILDSGASDHMTSQKSLLFNLEPLTILCLVSLPNGYKVKGPSLKKPLVLGKLDKGLYKLDITQSTSMPCSSLSVVSFPVIEVCSPDSVFPVDPVCNSTNSTINKMDVLWHFRLGHVPFSKMKLISDISSCLSPKQSFPCSVCPLARQTRLPFPDSSIQSSSPFQLIHVDTWGPYHSPTSGGARYFLTIVDDYTRATWTHLLGSKSSAFDLLKAFIAMSSPVDVFPSATSYFPSSGETSGEVFPSSSPSSSPPPCNVSSSSPSSTALPSSSPTHFTSPSPVRKHVVSLSAPADLSIFEPESYSQAVPLPEWQEAMRHEFEAFETNGIWSVMPLPPGKKPIGCKWVYKVKYKADGSVKRYKARLVVRGNTQVEDIDFQETFSHVVKMSTIKTLVALAVKRQWPLFQLDANNAFLHGDLDEEVFMKLPPGYSVLSTSGSDQLVCKLQKSFYGLRQALRQWYAKLSQALTSRGYSSSLNDYSLFIKGSGASLVILVVYVDDIVITGADSSKISDVKSFLHAQFKIKDLGCFSCVCPLELSAKLKAHGGDPLPKPDVYRSLIGKLNFLTHTRRDIYFVVQHLSQFMQSPCLPHMQVALHVLRYLKGTSDCGIFFNNFSDLSLTAYCDSDWVACLDTRKSVSGYCMFLGGSLVVWKSKKQHVISMSSAKAECRAMSKFVTELAWMSRLLSDLGLHSYSPISLFCDSHAAIHIAKNPVFHERTKHIELDCHLVRAKLAEGLIHLLHTSSSQLAGIFTKVLGGATHHGFLSKLGVLSPSNLRGGVRNIPPTPD, encoded by the exons ATGGCGATATCTGTTGCATCTTCGCCTTCGTCTATTTCTGATACTACAA TTTCTGAGCCCTTTGATGGGACTTGTTATGGGAGTTGGCGACGATCCATGTTGGTTGCCCTTTCCGTTAGAAACAAGCTGGATTTCATCCATGGGACTGTTGAGAAACCTTCTAAGGGATCTCCTCTCATGCAACAATGGCATAAATGCAATGATTTAGTTGTTGCATGGCTTTCCAACTCTGTCACTAAGCAAATCCATCGAACAGTCGTGTATTCTGAATATGCTAAGGATATTTGGAGGGAATTAGAGACTAGGTATGGGCAGGCTGATAGAGCTAGAGTTTTTGAGCTAAAGAAGGAATTATCTCACATTTCTCAGGGTGCTCTTGATATTGCCTCTTACTTCAACAAAATAAA CATTCTCCTAAGTGATGAGAAACAGAGACAAGTGTCCTCTACCTCTCAATTTACCTCAGAGTCTACCTCTTTTAATGCTGGTGCTTCTAAACCTGCTTATGCACCTCGGGTGAATTTTGAGCCTTCAAAGTCTCTTATTTGCAAATACTGCAAGAAATCTGGACATAGCATTGAAAAGTGCTACAAGCTCCATGATTTTTCacccaatttcaaattcaaaaagaatGATGCACCTCGAAGAGCATCTGCCAATGTTGTTATTGAGTCTTCTTCTGTCTTCTCAGTCCATTCTAGCCCTAGTCCCAGTACTGTATTTTCAAATGATGCATCTGATCAGCACTCTGGAGTGTCAGGGCTGACCAAGGAGCAATATTCTCAACTGATGTTGCTTCTGCAACAGTCTCATGTTAGCCCAGATCCTTCTCACTCTCTCATGGCCTCTGCTCATTTTGCTGGTAGGATTGCTACTCACAATGTGTTACTTAAACCTGCTTTATTTTCACAAGTAGATAGTTCGGCTTGGATTCTTGACTCTGGGGCATCTGATCATATGACTTCTCAAAAGTCTCTTCTCTTTAATCTAGAACCTCTCACTATTCTTTGCCTTGTATCTCTTCCTAATGGATATAAAGTTAAG GGGCCTTCTCTGAAGAAGCCACTGGTTCTTGGTAAACTGGACAAAGGGCTATACAAGCTGGACATTACTCAGTCAACATCCATGCCATGTTCATCTCTTTCTGTTGTTTCTTTTCCTGTTATTGAAGTGTGTTCACCTGATTCTGTTTTTCCTGTTGATCCTGTTTGTAATTCAACTAATTCCACTATTAATAAAATGGATGTTCTTTGGCATTTTAGACTAGGACATGTACCTTTTTCTAAGATGAAACTTATTTCTGATATTAGTTCTTGTCTTTCCCCTAAGCAATCCTTCCCTTGTTCAGTCTGTCCCTTGGCCAGGCAAACTAGGTTACCTTTCCCTGATAGTTCCATTCAATCTTCTTCCCCATTTCAACTAATCCATGTTGATACTTGGGGTCCCTACCATTCCCCCACATCAGGTGGTGCTAGGTATTTCCTCACTATAGTTGATGACTACACTAGGGCTACCTGGACCCACCTTCTTGGTTCCAAAAGCAGTGCTTTTGACCTCCTTAAGGCTTTCATAGCCATG TCATCTCCTGTTGATGTCTTTCCTTCTGCAACTTCTTACTTCCCTTCTTCGGGTGAGACAAGTGGTGAGGTGTTTCCCTCATCTTCCCCTTCATCTTCACCCCCTCCTTGtaatgtttcttcttcttctccttcttctactGCTTTGCCTTCTTCTTCTCCTACTCACTTCACTTCTCCTTCACCTGTAAGGAA GCATGTTGTTTCTTTATCAGCTCCTGCTGATCTTTCTATTTTTGAGCCCGAGTCTTACTCTCAAGCTGTCCCTCTTCCTGAATGGCAGGAGGCTATGAGACATGAATTTGAGGCTTTTGAAACCAATGGCATATGGTCTGTCATGCCTTTGCCTCCTGGTAAGAAACCTATTGGGTGTAAGTGGGTTTACAAGGTTAAATATAAGGCTGATGGAAGTGTTAAGAGGTATAAAGCTAGATTGGTGGTTAGGGGGAACACTCAGGTAGAGGATATTGATTTCCAAGAGACTTTCTCTCATGTTGTCAAAATGTCCACCATTAAAACTTTGGTTGCTCTTGCTGTTAAAAGACAGTGGCCCCTTTTTCAGCTTGATGCCAATAATGCCTTTTTGCATGGGGACTTGGATGAGGAAGTTTTCATGAAGCTTCCTCCTGGTTATTCTGTTCTCTCCACATCTGGTTCTGACCAATTGGTGTGCAAGCTTCAGAAGTCTTTTTATGGCTTGAGACAAGCTTTAAGGCAATGGTATGCTAAGCTTTCTCAAGCCCTCACATCTAGAGGTTATTCATCTTCTCTCAATGATTACTCCCTCTTCATTAAGGGTTCTGGTGCTTCTCTTGTGATATTGGTTGTTTATGTGGATGACATTGTGATCACTGGGGCTGATTCTTCTAAAATTTCTGATGTTAAGTCCTTTCTCCATGCTCAGTTCAAGATTAAGGATTTGGG ATGTTTCTCCTGTGTTTGTCCTCTTGAGTTGTCTGCCAAGCTTAAAGCTCATGGAGGTGATCCCTTACCAAAGCCTGATGTCTATAGGTCTCTTATTGGGAAGTTGAATTTTCTTACTCACACTCGGCGTGATATTTATTTTGTTGTTCAACACCTTAGTCAATTCATGCAATCCCCTTGTCTTCCCCATATGCAAGTTGCGCTCCATGTGTTAAGATACCTGAAAGGTACCTCTGATTGTGGGATTTTCTTCAACAATTTCTCTGATTTGTCTCTAACTGCTTACTGTGATAGTGATTGGGTTGCCTGTCTTGACACTAGGAAGTCTGTGAGTGGTTATTGTATGTTTTTGGGTGGCAGTCTTGTGGTTTGGAAGTCTAAGAAGCAGCATGTTATCTCCATGTCTTCTGCTAAAGCTGAATGCAGGGCAATGAGCAAATTTGTGACTGAGCTGGCCTGGATGTCTCGTTTGTTATCTGATTTGGGTTTGCATTCATATTCAcctatttctttgttttgtgaTTCTCATGCTGCTATCCACATTGCTAAGAACCCAGTTTTTCATGAACGAACGAAGCATATTGAACTTGACTGCCACTTGGTGCGGGCCAAGCTTGCTGAAGGCCTTATTCATCTGCTGCATACTTCTTCTTCTCAGTTGGCTGGTATTTTCACTAAGGTTCTCGGTGGTGCTACTCATCATGGTTTTCTTTCCAAGTTGGGGGTTTTGtcaccctccaacttgagggggggtGTTAGAAATATACCACCCACTCCTGATTAG